Genomic DNA from Candidatus Koribacter versatilis Ellin345:
CTTGAATGTCAGCGGTCTCGCTTCTACTCCTTACAACGTCGCGGTTGGTGGCACCCAGTTCGACGACACCGACGATCCGACTAAATACTGGGCCTCAACCAGCGATCCGACTACAGGTGCGTCGGCGCTCGGATACATTCCGGAGAAGGTCTGGAATGAAAGTTCGAACGATCCGAACAGCCCGGGACTTTGGGCGGGAAGCGGCGGCGTTAGTTCACTCTACAAACAGCCCGATTGGCAGACGGTTTCGACCTCGATTACCGGCGGGATGCGCGCGCTTCCTGATATCTCTCTCACGGCGGCGCAGCACGACGGCTATCTCGTCTGTCTCTTCCAGAATTGCAGTTACGGAGAATACTTCTACGTCTTCGGCGGAACGTCGGCGTCGAGTCCGGCAGCGGCCGGCATCATGGCGCTGGTGAACCAGAAGATGGGCGGCCAGCCCCAGGGCATGGCGAATTACGTCTTCTACAAACTCGCGAGCACGCCGGGAGTGTTTCACGATACAACGGTCGGCGATAACAAGGTGCCCGACGCGTCAGGCATGTACACCGTGGGCTACGACGCAGTATCGGGATACGACCTTGCTACCGGGCTCGGCTCCTTCGATGCCAACGCCTTGGTAAACAACTGGGCGGCAGCTTCGTCCGGTAACGCAGCGACCGTGACACTCGCAGTCGCTCCGGGGCAGGCGAAGAACGTGGAACATGGAACGGCGATTCCCTTCACCACGACCGTGAAGTGCAGTGGCACCGGATGTGAAGCTCCAACCGGTGCCGTCACACTGCAGGCTACGAGCAGTTCGTCGTCCGTGGGCATCGGCACTGGGGCGTTGACGCCGTCGTCTACCGGAAGCGTGGCGAATGTCACGTCGTCGGCGATTCCGGGCGGTTCCTACACGGTCGCAGCACGATATGGTGGCGACGGCACCTACTACGCTGCGGATTCCAACGGCGTGGGCTTCAGCGTAACTCCGGAAGCCAGCTACAGCCTGGTGGGCTCCGTGGGCGCGGGCGTCTTGACGATTGCTCCCATCACTGTGCAGTACGGCGAGCCGATCAACATGGGCGCCATCGTGGCCGGCAATTCGGGTGCGGGCTATCCCAGCGGCAACCTGAGCATCAGGGTGGACGGCGCACCCGCGACCACGATTGCGTTCGATCCCGGCTACGGCTCGCAGACGCCGAGTGCACTGAAGTTGAATTACGGCGAGAACTCCAACATCCTGATGCCGGGCATCACGACGCAGAGCCAGTCAAGCACGGTGTCGTACCTGCCTACCTATTGGGACAACAGTAGCGACACCTCGCATCCACTGAATGAATTCCATGCCGGACCGCACGTAGCACAGGTCACGTATCCCGGCGATGCCAGCTTCGCGGCGAACACATCGAATGCGTTCGCGTTCAACGTGAGCAAAGCCGATACGTTCATCGCGGACTTCTTCCCGCTCGGAACGCAGGTCGCAAATGTTCCCGTCCACCTGATGGGCGAAGTCTTGTTCATCAGCCAGTGGTTCGGCGTTTATACCGGAACCGTCTCAATCACCGACGTAACTTCAGGGACGCCGGTGGTGCTTGGCTCGGCGCCGATCAGCATGCAATATGGCGGATCCTATGACGTCACCGTCAAGGTCTCGACACCGGGCGACAACGAGTGCGGCAATCCCGGGGCGAATGAGTGTCACGTGCTCATCGTGAAGTTCAGCGGTGATCGCGACACCACACCGTCGTCGGGCAAGTATTTCGTCCCCTTCCCGGCGATGACCAGCAATGCGTACATCAGCCTGGGCTCCGATGTTCCGAGCGCAATCGCTGGCGCGCCGGTGAACCTGATTGCGCAGGTACAGAGCGACGTTCGCACTTACACGGCGACGGGCAGCGTGACGTTCTACGACGGCGCGACTGCGCTCGGCACCGCGGCACTCGACGCCACGGGAACGGCGACGTTGAACCTGACGACTCTGGCACCGGGCGTACATAGCAACATCACTGCGGTCTACAGCGGCGATGCAGTGCTGGCCAGCGTGAGTGGTGGACCGTACTCGGTGGCGATTCAGGACTACACCCTCACCGCGGATCCGGCCACGCTGTCCATCACCTCGGGTTCGAACGGCACGGCACAGATCAACATGCTGCCCATCGGTGGATCCACGCAGACGGTGCAGTTGTCGTGCGGATCGCTGCCCTCGAACATGAGCTGTACTTTTGCTCCCTCGTCGGTGACGCTTGACGGCACCAACGTGGGAACGACCACGTTAACTATCATCACCGGTCCATCCAGCACCGCGGCAAATCACGGCGCGTGGTGGGCCACCGCATCTACCATCGCGCTCGGACTGTTGTTTGTGCCGTTCACGCGTCGGAAGCGGATGAAGTCGCTACTCGGCTTCACCGCGCTGATGGCCGTGATGGTTGCGGGCATCGGTTGCGGCTCCAATAGCTCGACCGCGTTGCCTCCGTCGAAGAACGTAACGGCCGGAACCTATACGGTGAGCCTCACCGCTTCAGGTGGAACAGGGTCGGCGGCGAAGACGATTCCGTTGGTGGTTACCGTGAAGTAGAACGTTGCATCTAACCGACGCGCTCGCGAAATGCGGGCGCGTTTTTTGTGCTACTGATTCAGCTCGTCTTCGGGATCTGCAGGCTGGCGTCGAGGCGATGCGCTTCTTCAAACTCCGACTTGGCGCCCGCCGCGTCATTCAAGCGCAGAAGCGACATGCCGAGGTTGTAGTGGGCATGTGCGAAGTCCGGTTTCAGCTTCACGGCCTCGCGATAGTTCTCCGCCGCTTCCTTGAAATTGCCTTTGTTGAAGAGCGCAGTCGCGAAGTTGAAGCGAATGCCAGGATCGTCGGATTGCATCGGAACCAGCTTGCGATAGGTAGCAATCGCATCATCGAGTTTGTTGGAAGCGAGTTGGCAAGCGCCGAGTCCGGCGAGTGCATGGGTGAACTCCGGACGAGCAGCGAGTGCCTTCTGGTAAGAATCAATCGCCCTGGGATATTCCTTCTGCGTCTCATACGCATGGCCGAGGTTGTAGAGGCCATCGGGGTTGTCGGGCTTCAGCGCAAGGCCCTTCTCGTAAGAGTGCATCGCCTCTTTCGACTTGCCCTGCTCGGTGTAGGCCGCACCGAGGAGGAAGAGCACCTCCGGTTGATGCGCATCGAGGTGGAGGCTCTTGTTAAAGCTGACTTCGGCTTCCGGATATTGCTTTGCGGCGTACTGCGTTTGTCCTAACTGCGCCCACGCGACGGCACTCTTGGGATCGCCCTTGAGCGCCTTCTCATATTCCGTAATCGCTTCGTTGGTGCGGCCGAGTTGTTGCAAAGCGTTGGCGTAATTCTCCAGGACGTCGGGCGCATCGGGCTTCAGCGCCTTAGCTTTCTCCAGATACGGAAGCGCATCCTGCGCTTTCTGCGCGTGCAGCAGCGCGGCGCCGGCATTGCTCAAAGCGTCCACATTCTTCGGATCTTTCGAGGCCGCAGACTGGAACGCGCCGATGGCTTCATCGGTCTTGCCAAGCTTCAGCAAGGCTGCGCCCAGTCCGTTGTAGGCCTCGGCGTAATCGTCGTGAATCTCGATCGCCTTGCGATAGGAGCCCGCTGAATCCTCGTACTTGCCCTCGTGAAAGAGGGTGCGGCCGAGACTATTGTGGGCGACAGCGTCTTCCGGAGCGAGCCGAATTGCTTTTTGGAGATCGGTCTCCGATTCCGCATCCTTGCCGAGGACTTCCATTACCGTTCCGAGATTGCGAACGGCAGGTTCGTAATCGGACTGGACGGTGAGCGCCTTCTTGAACTGTTTTACCGCGCCGCGATAATCGCGCTTCGCCAATAACTCTTCACCATGCTTGTTGAGTTCGGCCGCGCTGTTCGCGTTGGGCGACTTGGGCTCCGCCAATGTGAAAACGGTGATAAGCACGAACAACAGGAACGGGAGAGAAACGAATTTAATTGAGGTCTGAGTCATGGCAGGAATTCGCGAGTCGAAGAGCCAGATGGCAGTGCTCGCCTAAAAACACTGTAGTTCGCGGACATGAGAGGTGCATCTGTTAGAAACGACAGTGCTCGAAGAACGTCACTTCACCACGGTGATCAGAGGCTTCCCTTTTTCCACGACATACGTGGCAAGTTCCACAGCGTTGCTGGTGCCGACGTTTTTCGCAGCGTGCACGGTCTCCGCGGGAATGAAGAGCACTTCCCCTGCTTTCAGCGTGACAGGCGCCTTGCCGTCGACGTCGTACTCCAACGTGCCTTCGAGGACGTAGATGATTTCTTCGCCGGGATGCGTGTGCCTGGGAGAGGCAAATCCGGGGTCGAAGTCCACACGCACTTGGATCGCCTCGCGTCCGGGGGCACTCAAGTCGTGCCGCTGAAGATCAGTACGCTTGGTTCCGGCAAGCTTGCTTTGTGCCATGCAGGTGCCCATCATCATCGTCAAGAAGATCGCAATCAGCGTAGTTCTCATAGCTCACCTCTGGGTCGCCGCGCGGGAAATATCAGGCGTTTGTATTGGAGGCGGCTTCGTATCGGTTTACGAGATACAAAGGGACCTCGTGCGCACCTGCGCTCGCACTCAGGCGATCGGCCAGGCGCGCCGACGCTGCGATGGTCACCGCGCGCCAGTTGCGGTTGTCGCAGGGAGACGTGCCTTCCATGTGATCCAACTCCTCCAGCCAGTCTTCGGCTGACAGCCTCGCCTGCTGTGGGCCATATTGTTGCGAAACAGCGGCGATGAATGAGGACAGTTCGCGTGCTGCCATGTGAGTTTTCTCGTCGTGGTAAAGGCTCGAAAGTGGGTTCATAGTGCGTCCTCGTGAATTCGAATATCTTCATGTGCCATCGAACTGCACGCGATTAGGCCTGAAGCGGACGCAGGAATCTATTGTTCATAGGTATCGGGCAATACACTTGGTGGAACGTGAGGAGGGCCGAGGCAATACCAAAGTACTATGGACGCCCCGCTCGGCCTAAAGCATGGTTTCGAAGATTCGTAACTGTCGATGCGTGGCGACCCGCGCCTGCCGCGCCGGTGTATGATTCAGAATCGCTTTTGAAGGGACTGCGAGAACAATTCGACAAGCCATGATTAGTACTGGCAGAGTCAGGATCCAACCGTCGTTGGTTGTTTGGTTCCTGTTGTTGATCTCAGCGGGCTCCTCCCTGTTCGCGTTAAATCCTGACCTCAGCATCTCGCAGTACGCGCACTCCACCTGGCGGGTCCAGGATGGAGCTTTCCGCAGCGCGCCGAACGCGGTCGCCCAAACCAAAGACGGCTATCTCTGGATCGGCACTGAAGGCGGCTTGGTGCACTTCGATGGCGTGCGCTTTGTTCCATGGGTGCCTCCCGCGGGCGTGAAGCTGCTTGACCCCAGGATCTTTTCGCTCATGGCAGCAAGCGACGGCAGCTTGTGGATCGGGACCGGCTACAGCATTTCGCACTGGCGCCGCAACGAACTCATCAATTATTCACAATTGAGTGGAAGAATTGAGGCCATCGCCGAAGACCACGACGGCACGGTGTGGTTCGTTCGGACGCAGATTACCGATGGCGGCGGACCGGTGTGTCGCATCACCAACGATCAGCCACAGTGCTTCGGGAAAGCGGACGGCATTCCCTTTCCCATCGCGGTGCAATTACGAGTGGGAAATTCCGGAGAGCTCTGGGTTGGCGGGTATTCCGAGCTTTGCCGCTGGAAGCCGGCCTCGTTATCCAGTGACTGCTTTGCGAAAGGTTCGCAGGTGCCGGAGACATTTGCTTCCATCAAAGCGATAGCCACCGGAAACGATGGAACAGTTTGGGTAGCGCGCGAACGTCCTGGGAGTTTCCTCCAACTGGAACGATTTGCGCAGGAGAAGTGGACGACGCTGTCTTATCCGGAAATTGCGATCAACAACTCGGACGTAACGACCTTATTTGTTGACCGCGACAACACCATCTGGGTCGGGAGCGCGAACCACGGCGTATTTCGCATTGTGGGTAATACCGTGCGCAGCTTTGGACGCACCGACGGCTTGTCGAGCGATGCGGTTGGGCGCTTCTACCAGGATGTGGAAGGCACGGTGTGGGTAGTGACCTCGGCCGGTATCGATAACTTCCGCGACTTGAAGGTCGTGACCTATTCCATGCGCGAGGGTCTCACTGCAGCCGGCGCTGGGACAGTGTTGGGGACGCGCGACGGCACGGTGTGGATCGGCAACTTCCACGCACTCGATTTCATGCAAGGCAGCAAGCTGTCGTCAATCCGCGCTGGGAACGGTCTCCCGGGCCTTTACATCACAACGTTTTTCGAAGACCACGCCGGTCGCCTTTGGGTTGGCATTGACGATGGCCTTTGGGTTTACGAGAACCAAACGTTTCGTCCCGTCCGCCATGCTGATGGCAGCAAGCTCGGCATTGTCTTCTCCATAACGGAAGACACCCTGCATAACATTTGGGCACGAGCCGGGAAGAACCTCGATCGCATTGCGGATTACCGGCTGCAGGAAGAGACGACCTCTCCGCAGATTTCCACGTCGTACATTCTCGCCGCGAGTCCGCAGGGCGGCATCTATCTCGGACTGGTGAGTGGCGACCTAGTGCAATATGACGGCGGCAAGTCGCAGACCTTCGCGTCGAACGAAGTAGGAAACACGCGGCAAATCCGCGATCTCCTGGTGGAACCCGACGGCTCCGTCTGGGGTACAACGCTCGATGAAATCGTTCGCTGGAAAAACGGGGAGCGCAAGAACCTCACCACGCGCAATGGACTTCCCTGCGATGAAATCTTCGCGCTGGTGGAAGACTCGCGCGGTTCGCTCTGGATCGAGTCGAAGTGTGGGGTGATTGAAATCGAGCGCGCGCAGCTCGATGCCTGGTGGGAACACCCTGAAACCGTGGTGAAGTTCGGGCTGCTCGATGGCTCCGATGGAATGCAGGCGGGGCTTACTCCGCTCAAGCCGCAGGCAACGCGCTCCGCCGACGGAAAGTTATGGTTCGTGAATGGACGCATCCTTCAAATGCTCGACCCGAACCATCTGCAGAGGAACCCGGTACCACCGCCGGTGCAGATCGAAGAAATTGTTGCCGACCACAAGAGCCATTCGCCACAAGCGGGCCTGCGCTTGCCGGCGCTCACGCGCGATCTCGAGATTGACTACACTGCTCTGAGCTTCGTCGCTCCTCAGAAAGTCCAATTCCGCTACATGCTCGAAGGACGCGACACCGCATGGCAGGAAACCATGACGCGTCGCCAGGCGTTCTACAACAATCTCGGTCCGGGCCACTATCGCTTCCGCGTGATGGCGTCGAACAACGACGGCGTATGGAACGAGGCTGGCGCTTATCTCGATTTTTCGATCTTGCCCGCGTATTACCAAACGGTTTGGTTCCGACTGCTTTGCGCCATCGCGTTTCTCATGGTGTTGTGGTCCATCTTCCAGATCCGCGTGCACCAATTGCGGCGGCAGTTTGAGATCGGCGTGGAAGCTCGTGTCAACGAGCGCACTCGTATCGCGCGCGAACTCCACGACACCCTGCTGCAAACGCTGCATGGGCTGATGTTCCAATTCCAGGCGGTACGAAATCTTTTACCGCGGCGTCCTGAGGACGCAATGCGCTCGCTGGATGACGCCATCGTTGAGACGGAGAAA
This window encodes:
- a CDS encoding protease pro-enzyme activation domain-containing protein; this translates as MAQVASRVTGDLNSSARVQLKGTASPLVARSTDKGRLPGERNLGRMVLLLAPTTQQDAAAKALVKDLHDSSSPNFHKWLTPAEFGKRFGVSENDAAAVRTWLESNGLTVHEVADGRRFIVFSGSVSQVEKTFATEMHSYSRNGKEFIANASEIKIPAALAPVVKGVVRLHSDPPKSQAYMGKKVHWDPTSGQWEGGDGSHYLAPADFAKIYNLDPLYKAGIDGTGQTIAIVGRGNIFLSDVQNFRTLFNLPVNDPEIIVNGDNPGETSGDVPEATLDVTWSGAVAPNAHIKFVVSQSNFSDGVDVSAAYIVDHNLAPVMSTSFGLCEAYFTPVQNAFYNALWQQAAAQGITSFVSAGDNGGAGCDEPGGGTYAFNGLNVSGLASTPYNVAVGGTQFDDTDDPTKYWASTSDPTTGASALGYIPEKVWNESSNDPNSPGLWAGSGGVSSLYKQPDWQTVSTSITGGMRALPDISLTAAQHDGYLVCLFQNCSYGEYFYVFGGTSASSPAAAGIMALVNQKMGGQPQGMANYVFYKLASTPGVFHDTTVGDNKVPDASGMYTVGYDAVSGYDLATGLGSFDANALVNNWAAASSGNAATVTLAVAPGQAKNVEHGTAIPFTTTVKCSGTGCEAPTGAVTLQATSSSSSVGIGTGALTPSSTGSVANVTSSAIPGGSYTVAARYGGDGTYYAADSNGVGFSVTPEASYSLVGSVGAGVLTIAPITVQYGEPINMGAIVAGNSGAGYPSGNLSIRVDGAPATTIAFDPGYGSQTPSALKLNYGENSNILMPGITTQSQSSTVSYLPTYWDNSSDTSHPLNEFHAGPHVAQVTYPGDASFAANTSNAFAFNVSKADTFIADFFPLGTQVANVPVHLMGEVLFISQWFGVYTGTVSITDVTSGTPVVLGSAPISMQYGGSYDVTVKVSTPGDNECGNPGANECHVLIVKFSGDRDTTPSSGKYFVPFPAMTSNAYISLGSDVPSAIAGAPVNLIAQVQSDVRTYTATGSVTFYDGATALGTAALDATGTATLNLTTLAPGVHSNITAVYSGDAVLASVSGGPYSVAIQDYTLTADPATLSITSGSNGTAQINMLPIGGSTQTVQLSCGSLPSNMSCTFAPSSVTLDGTNVGTTTLTIITGPSSTAANHGAWWATASTIALGLLFVPFTRRKRMKSLLGFTALMAVMVAGIGCGSNSSTALPPSKNVTAGTYTVSLTASGGTGSAAKTIPLVVTVK
- a CDS encoding tetratricopeptide repeat protein; this encodes MTQTSIKFVSLPFLLFVLITVFTLAEPKSPNANSAAELNKHGEELLAKRDYRGAVKQFKKALTVQSDYEPAVRNLGTVMEVLGKDAESETDLQKAIRLAPEDAVAHNSLGRTLFHEGKYEDSAGSYRKAIEIHDDYAEAYNGLGAALLKLGKTDEAIGAFQSAASKDPKNVDALSNAGAALLHAQKAQDALPYLEKAKALKPDAPDVLENYANALQQLGRTNEAITEYEKALKGDPKSAVAWAQLGQTQYAAKQYPEAEVSFNKSLHLDAHQPEVLFLLGAAYTEQGKSKEAMHSYEKGLALKPDNPDGLYNLGHAYETQKEYPRAIDSYQKALAARPEFTHALAGLGACQLASNKLDDAIATYRKLVPMQSDDPGIRFNFATALFNKGNFKEAAENYREAVKLKPDFAHAHYNLGMSLLRLNDAAGAKSEFEEAHRLDASLQIPKTS
- a CDS encoding cupin domain-containing protein — encoded protein: MRTTLIAIFLTMMMGTCMAQSKLAGTKRTDLQRHDLSAPGREAIQVRVDFDPGFASPRHTHPGEEIIYVLEGTLEYDVDGKAPVTLKAGEVLFIPAETVHAAKNVGTSNAVELATYVVEKGKPLITVVK
- a CDS encoding sensor histidine kinase; translated protein: MISTGRVRIQPSLVVWFLLLISAGSSLFALNPDLSISQYAHSTWRVQDGAFRSAPNAVAQTKDGYLWIGTEGGLVHFDGVRFVPWVPPAGVKLLDPRIFSLMAASDGSLWIGTGYSISHWRRNELINYSQLSGRIEAIAEDHDGTVWFVRTQITDGGGPVCRITNDQPQCFGKADGIPFPIAVQLRVGNSGELWVGGYSELCRWKPASLSSDCFAKGSQVPETFASIKAIATGNDGTVWVARERPGSFLQLERFAQEKWTTLSYPEIAINNSDVTTLFVDRDNTIWVGSANHGVFRIVGNTVRSFGRTDGLSSDAVGRFYQDVEGTVWVVTSAGIDNFRDLKVVTYSMREGLTAAGAGTVLGTRDGTVWIGNFHALDFMQGSKLSSIRAGNGLPGLYITTFFEDHAGRLWVGIDDGLWVYENQTFRPVRHADGSKLGIVFSITEDTLHNIWARAGKNLDRIADYRLQEETTSPQISTSYILAASPQGGIYLGLVSGDLVQYDGGKSQTFASNEVGNTRQIRDLLVEPDGSVWGTTLDEIVRWKNGERKNLTTRNGLPCDEIFALVEDSRGSLWIESKCGVIEIERAQLDAWWEHPETVVKFGLLDGSDGMQAGLTPLKPQATRSADGKLWFVNGRILQMLDPNHLQRNPVPPPVQIEEIVADHKSHSPQAGLRLPALTRDLEIDYTALSFVAPQKVQFRYMLEGRDTAWQETMTRRQAFYNNLGPGHYRFRVMASNNDGVWNEAGAYLDFSILPAYYQTVWFRLLCAIAFLMVLWSIFQIRVHQLRRQFEIGVEARVNERTRIARELHDTLLQTLHGLMFQFQAVRNLLPRRPEDAMRSLDDAIVETEKALAEGRNAIQGIRSESRDGDDLAEFLKNASKDFASTAKPGESLPTFDLIEEGQRRSVSSDVNNEVCRIALELLRNAFRHAQATRIEAEIRYDAQMLRLRIRDNGKGIDPVVLREGGVAGHWGLKGVRERAERIGAKIEFWSDVGLGTEIQVTVPAGVAYQAESEERLLQSNPRTKSRAKQS